A part of Rhinatrema bivittatum chromosome 16, aRhiBiv1.1, whole genome shotgun sequence genomic DNA contains:
- the LOC115077161 gene encoding protein S100-G-like, whose translation MASCNLETVINNLIQTFDKYARSEGDKGTLSPNELCALARNEFPSLCKDTKSEAILTGILGDMDLDGDKEVTFKEFVLFLCFLTMAIKEIKSEKK comes from the exons ATGGCCTCCTGTAACCTGGAAACGGTGATCAACAACTTGATACAGACATTCGACAAATATGCTCGGAGCGAGGGTGACAAGGGGACCCTGAGCCCCAATGAACTCTGCGCCCTGGCCAGGAATGAGTTCCCCAGCCTCTGC AAAGATACCAAGTCTGAGGCCATCCTGACAGGAATCCTGGGGGACATGGACCTAGATGGGGACAAGGAAGTGACCTTCAAGGAATTTGTGCTTTTCCTCTGTTTCCTGACTATGGCAATAAAGGAAATCAAGAGCGAGAAGAAATGA